In the genome of Xanthocytophaga agilis, one region contains:
- a CDS encoding Tex family protein, which yields MSLTHIAKIAQELSITPKQVEATITLLDEGGTVPFISRYRKEVTGSLDEVAITAIRDRIEQLRELDKRRETILKSISDQGKLTPELEAAIHAAETMAVLEDIYLPYKPKKRTRATIAKEKGLEPLADIIFVQQTAVNPLAEAEKFVDVEKQVASADEALAGARDIIAERVNENAEARAAVRDLFWKKGSYSSKVIPGKEEEAQKYKDYFEWSESVSTAPSHRVLAMRRGEKEGFLLLDTAPEEEEAIELLERQFIQNRSDSADQVKLAVKDSYRRLLKPSMETEIRLMSKKKADEEAIRVFADNLRNLLMAAPIGERNILAIDPGFRTGCKVVCLNRQGKLLHNDVIYPEFPNKKQDAIHTVMALCARYEVEAIAIGNGTAGRETESFVRSIGLPSTIQIVVVNESGASIYSASDVAREEFPDYDVTVRGAVSIGRRLMDPLAELVKIDPKSIGVGQYQHDVDQSALKQSLDDVVMSSVNAVGVEVNTASKQLLTYVSGLGPQLAQNIIDYRNTNGPFKTREELKKVPRLGSKAFEQAAGFLRIRNAENPLDSSAVHPERYDLVNKMATDLNTSVKDLMKTDSLRKQLVLAKYQSEEVGLPTLQDIVSELAKPGRDPREQFETFQFADGVNSMEDLRVGMKLPGIVTNVAAFGAFVDIGVHQDGLVHISELSDKYVSNPNEVVKVQQKVEVTVMEVDIARKRIALSLKTGKPIDKAGAGKSKERSQKNAEPENDLQAKLAQLRSKFK from the coding sequence ATGAGTTTAACACACATTGCCAAAATTGCTCAGGAACTGTCCATTACACCTAAGCAGGTAGAAGCCACAATTACCTTGCTTGATGAAGGTGGTACAGTACCTTTTATTTCCCGCTATCGGAAAGAAGTAACCGGATCTCTGGATGAAGTTGCGATTACTGCTATTCGTGATCGTATAGAACAACTACGTGAACTGGATAAGCGTCGTGAAACAATTCTGAAATCTATCAGTGATCAGGGTAAACTAACACCAGAGCTGGAAGCTGCCATTCATGCAGCAGAAACAATGGCTGTTCTGGAGGATATCTATTTACCTTACAAACCGAAAAAACGTACTCGTGCAACCATTGCAAAGGAAAAGGGATTAGAACCTCTTGCAGATATTATCTTTGTACAGCAAACGGCCGTTAATCCTCTGGCTGAAGCAGAGAAATTTGTAGATGTGGAGAAACAAGTTGCTTCTGCAGATGAAGCACTCGCAGGAGCACGCGATATCATAGCTGAACGTGTGAATGAAAATGCAGAAGCACGTGCTGCAGTACGTGATCTTTTCTGGAAGAAAGGATCGTATAGCAGTAAGGTGATTCCTGGCAAGGAAGAAGAAGCTCAAAAATATAAAGACTACTTTGAATGGAGTGAATCGGTTTCCACTGCTCCATCACATCGGGTGCTGGCCATGAGAAGAGGGGAAAAAGAAGGATTCCTTTTATTAGATACAGCTCCTGAAGAGGAAGAAGCAATTGAATTACTGGAAAGACAGTTTATTCAGAATCGTAGTGATAGTGCAGATCAGGTAAAATTAGCGGTAAAAGATTCATATCGTCGTTTGTTAAAACCTTCAATGGAAACAGAGATCCGTCTGATGTCCAAGAAGAAAGCTGACGAAGAAGCTATTCGGGTATTTGCTGATAACCTGCGTAACCTGTTGATGGCTGCACCAATAGGTGAACGAAACATTCTGGCAATCGACCCGGGTTTCCGTACAGGTTGTAAGGTAGTTTGCTTGAACCGTCAGGGTAAGTTATTGCATAATGATGTGATTTATCCTGAGTTTCCAAATAAAAAACAGGATGCTATTCATACAGTTATGGCATTGTGTGCCCGTTACGAGGTGGAGGCTATTGCTATTGGTAACGGAACGGCCGGTCGTGAAACAGAAAGTTTTGTGCGCAGCATTGGTTTGCCAAGTACAATACAGATCGTAGTGGTAAATGAAAGCGGAGCTTCTATTTATTCTGCATCCGATGTAGCTCGCGAAGAATTTCCGGATTATGATGTAACGGTTCGGGGTGCTGTTTCTATCGGACGTCGTTTGATGGACCCACTGGCGGAGCTGGTTAAGATTGATCCAAAATCGATAGGTGTTGGACAATATCAGCATGATGTGGATCAGTCTGCATTAAAGCAGAGTCTGGATGATGTAGTAATGAGTTCAGTAAATGCTGTAGGGGTAGAAGTCAACACTGCTAGTAAGCAGTTATTAACCTATGTATCGGGATTGGGACCACAACTAGCGCAGAATATCATTGATTATCGGAATACCAATGGTCCATTCAAAACCCGTGAAGAATTAAAGAAAGTGCCACGTCTGGGTTCAAAAGCATTCGAACAGGCAGCTGGTTTCCTACGGATTCGTAATGCAGAAAATCCATTGGATTCCAGTGCTGTACACCCCGAAAGATATGATCTGGTAAACAAGATGGCTACAGACTTGAATACTTCTGTAAAAGATCTGATGAAGACAGATAGCTTGAGAAAACAATTGGTTTTAGCCAAATACCAGAGTGAAGAAGTAGGATTACCTACGTTACAGGATATCGTTTCTGAATTGGCTAAACCAGGCCGTGACCCTCGTGAGCAATTTGAGACTTTCCAGTTTGCCGATGGTGTTAATTCCATGGAAGATTTACGTGTAGGAATGAAATTGCCAGGTATAGTTACCAACGTAGCCGCCTTTGGTGCCTTTGTTGATATTGGCGTTCACCAGGATGGATTAGTGCATATCAGTGAGTTGTCAGACAAATATGTTTCTAATCCAAATGAGGTTGTAAAAGTACAGCAGAAAGTTGAAGTGACTGTAATGGAAGTGGATATTGCACGCAAGCGTATCGCTCTCTCTTTAAAAACTGGTAAACCAATTGATAAAGCAGGTGCTGGAAAGTCTAAAGAACGTTCGCAGAAAAATGCAGAACCAGAAAACGATCTACAGGCGAAATTGGCTCAGTTGAGAAGCAAATTTAAATAA